The Streptomyces nitrosporeus genome includes a window with the following:
- a CDS encoding sigma factor-like helix-turn-helix DNA-binding protein: MSKDEEVQRVLNAIEALGEQGDAAERAKRLTELLDELPSSQSRARELRQQAVRELRDEGMTLRAIGELLGISFGRVRQIADGVTNPRTQKRPAAE; encoded by the coding sequence ATGTCCAAGGACGAGGAGGTGCAGCGGGTGCTGAACGCCATCGAGGCACTCGGTGAGCAGGGGGATGCGGCCGAGCGCGCGAAGCGCCTGACGGAGCTCCTCGACGAGCTGCCGAGCAGTCAGTCCCGCGCGCGGGAACTCCGGCAACAGGCGGTCCGTGAACTGCGGGATGAAGGGATGACGCTTCGGGCGATCGGGGAACTGCTCGGCATCAGCTTCGGCCGGGTCCGGCAGATCGCGGACGGGGTGACGAATCCGCGAACACAGAAGCGGCCGGCCGCCGAGTAG
- a CDS encoding HNH endonuclease encodes MVSNPRNGRRYRALCDWLRAQRLPCWLCGHNIAYEIRGPEAGKHPMAFTLDHETPLSRGGDLLDPGNARAAHRRCNSARGNRTSLPQSRASRRW; translated from the coding sequence GTGGTCAGCAACCCCCGCAACGGGCGCCGCTACAGGGCGCTGTGCGACTGGCTGCGGGCCCAGCGTCTCCCGTGCTGGCTCTGCGGCCACAACATCGCCTACGAGATCCGAGGCCCCGAGGCAGGCAAGCACCCGATGGCGTTCACCCTCGACCACGAGACGCCCCTGTCGCGCGGCGGGGACCTCCTCGACCCGGGCAACGCGCGCGCCGCGCACCGCCGCTGCAACAGCGCCCGGGGCAACCGCACGAGCCTGCCGCAGTCCCGAGCTTCGCGAAGGTGGTGA
- a CDS encoding ATP-binding protein — protein sequence MLIVVTGPPGAGKSSYIRAHAKASDIVIDLDLMALAMAGPGADHHDHHPVLLRVVHRARQAAIHEAERHLDQVDVYLIHTMPQAKARAHYKRLGAKVVTVDPGEHIVRQRVRDMRQPAMEAVVTRWYRDRRKGGSRPVTRQASRTW from the coding sequence GTGCTCATCGTCGTCACCGGCCCGCCAGGCGCGGGGAAGAGCAGCTACATCCGGGCCCACGCCAAGGCTTCCGACATCGTCATCGACCTCGACCTCATGGCCCTCGCCATGGCCGGCCCCGGCGCCGACCACCACGACCACCACCCCGTGCTACTCCGCGTAGTCCACCGGGCCCGGCAAGCAGCCATCCACGAGGCCGAACGCCACCTCGACCAGGTCGACGTCTACCTCATCCACACCATGCCCCAGGCCAAGGCCCGCGCGCACTACAAGCGCCTCGGCGCGAAGGTGGTCACCGTCGACCCCGGCGAGCACATCGTTCGCCAGAGGGTCCGCGACATGCGCCAGCCCGCCATGGAGGCCGTCGTCACCCGCTGGTACCGCGACCGCCGCAAAGGCGGATCACGCCCCGTCACCAGGCAGGCATCACGCACCTGGTGA